Genomic window (Sphingosinicella microcystinivorans):
CACCGATGCGAATACGCCGAGAAATGGCGGGATCAACAAGCAAGACAGTCCCATCCACATCCCAGTCCATGCCGTTCTTGTCTTCGGCCGATCACTGAATTTGCTGATAATTGGCTTCTTCATGTTTCACATCCGGTGGCAGCAAGCACGACACTGCATTGAATAACCAAAATACGACTTTGGCTCTACCGGCCCGTATGCGGGCAGGCTGGATTCGCCATTACCCTTGATAACACCGACGTCTTGGTTTCCCATGGGCGCCTGACTGGCTATCACCATTGACCCGTACGGCGTTTTGCCGTACAAGATGGCAACAAGGAGATTGACCATGTTCGCCCTGGAAACCGTAACCCCGACCCCGGGCAAGATGGAGGCCCGCAAAGAGGTGCGCATGCACCGTGCCGACGAAGAGCGGATCAGGGCTGCGGCTGCCGCCACCGGCCTGCAGGAAGCGGACTTCATTCGCCAGGCTGCTCTGCTCCGTGCGCAGGAAGTCGAGCAGCGGATGTCCCTGTCGATTCTGCCGGTCGAGGCATTCGAAGCCTTCAAGGCCGCTATCGATGCACCGGGCAAGAAGGTGCCCGGCCTCGCCCGTGCAGCCAAGGCAACGAAGGGCCTCCTCAAGGATGCCGGCTGAAACCGGGGCTGCCCTCCCAGCCCTGACAATCGCCAAATTCGACAAGGCGCTGCACGACCGCAGCGCCTTTTCATGTGGCTTCGCACCGATCGACAATTTCCTGAAATCGTCCCTGTCCGACCAGGTCAAGGACGGCATGGTCACCGCGTGGATCGCGACGGCAGACGGGGATAACGCGGTACTCGGATTCTACACGCTCGGCGCCATGGCCGTGCGCGCGGAGTTCGGGCCCAAGAAATGGCAGCGCGCCCGGGTTCCGGATGTCCCGGTCATCTACATTCGGGCGGTGGCTGTCCGCGAGGACATGCAGGGCAAACGCGTTGGGACTGCGCTTGTCATTGACGCGATGGAGCGGTGCCTTGGTATAGCCGACCAGATGGGCGCGGCCGCCATCGTACTCGACGTCCTGGACGGAGACCACTTCGACCGGCGATGGAAATTCTACGCTGACTTGGGTTTCCTGCCGCTGGAAGACCCGGGAAACCCTCGCCGGGTGTACATTCCCATGGCTGATGTCAGGGTGACCTTAAGTGAAAACAAATAGGTAGAGCGCTGATGCCAGATTTCTCGCTCTACAAACGCATGCGCGAGCATGGGACCTTGGCGGAGACACCCGAGGACATTCCGGACGCACGCTTTGCGCTTCCCTCAACGATCAACTGGATGCGGGCGCTCGCTATCCTGGTGAAAGAGTTGAACCTCTCTTTTTCAACAGCAGTTCGCGCTTACGGAGCAGTTCAGCGTCGATCGATGCCGGACCGAGACCTCAATACCGTCTGTGAACAGATGCTGTTCACACTTAATCAGCTCGCCAGCCTGCGCGCGATCGCAAACGTTGAAAACAAAGCTGATGTTGCCCGTATTGGTATCATGGCTTGGTATTACGGAGTCTATGGCGCGGCATCGGCTATGATCGCGGCAGGTGATGGCTCCTTCCCGGACACTCACGCTGCAACCGCCCAGCAGTGGGACCGCCAATTTTCTGCTACCGGGCTCGCCCTTGAACCTTTTGGAGACCGCCTCTCTTCGCTGCGCGCCGACGCGGTTTCGCTGGATCTCGCTCCAATTCGAGCGCGGGGAAAGCACTCCCTGACTGTGACGCCTACCGACCCAGAGCAAGCCTGGGGCTGCCATGCCGAGTATCTGGCTGGAACGGCGAAGTGGGAGCAATGGAACATCCAGGAACGCGTACGTGAGTCGAAAGATTTCAAAGCTCTGGGCGTTGATAGTTTCCGGTCGGTGGCGGCCCGGCAATTGCGCGATGTCGCGTTCGATCGACGTGGTATCGCCTTTCTGCACCAGGCATCTCGGTACCGAGGCAAGGCAAATTACCGCGACGCAATCTATCTCGCATATGGTCGATCGGTTCCGAGCCTTCTTGAAGGCTTTATTGACGATCTCGCGGCGGTGCTTTCAGCTTTCGGTGCAATGTCAGCCGCCTACGTTTCAAAACGCATCGGTCGGCAGGCCTGGAATGCATTCCTTGACGACCTGGAGCAGAAACGTTCGCTCTCCATTTCACCCAGAGATGAGTGGAGCTAAAAAGGCCCATCGCCTAAAGATCAAATATGCAAACGTAGATGAGAACGGCCGACGTCAGGGCGACATTAAGCTGAAGGTGGCCAGAGTTTGAAGTATGAATGATTTCATCCCTCTCGCTGACGACAATCCGGATCTGGCCTTATCACCGTTGCTGCGAGGGGCGCGACTGACACTCGACTACATCGAGGCCAACGGACCGATCGGCCTGACGCCCCTGAAGGCGCTGAAACGGTATTTTGTGCAATGGGCAGCCGAAGCCTTCGCCTGGCCGTTTTACGAGCCCGAGGACCTTTATTACCTCAATAAGGTCCTCAACGAGCAGGACTTTCCACCGCTGATGGTTTTGCACGACGTGCTACTCAGCGCGAAGTTGGTGCGCCACGCCAAGAGCGCAATGCATTGCACAAAACTCGGCAAACAGCTCAAATCCAAGCCCGGGGAGCTCTGGGCAGTTTTGGCCG
Coding sequences:
- a CDS encoding DUF1778 domain-containing protein; its protein translation is MFALETVTPTPGKMEARKEVRMHRADEERIRAAAAATGLQEADFIRQAALLRAQEVEQRMSLSILPVEAFEAFKAAIDAPGKKVPGLARAAKATKGLLKDAG
- a CDS encoding GNAT family N-acetyltransferase, which gives rise to MPAETGAALPALTIAKFDKALHDRSAFSCGFAPIDNFLKSSLSDQVKDGMVTAWIATADGDNAVLGFYTLGAMAVRAEFGPKKWQRARVPDVPVIYIRAVAVREDMQGKRVGTALVIDAMERCLGIADQMGAAAIVLDVLDGDHFDRRWKFYADLGFLPLEDPGNPRRVYIPMADVRVTLSENK